The nucleotide window CCAACACCATCGAATCCGACAAAGCAGCAAGCACCGTCTCAGGCAAAGAAGGAAGCAAGTGTAACAACGGCACCACCTGCGAAAGCTAAACAGAATACTAAGGGTACAGGTAAAGATCCTATCAAAGTTAAGTATGGAGATCATTATACTAAAGATGGACGTAGAAAGGTATTAAAGGAGAATGTAGTATATACTACTAAAGAAGGCCATACTTATAAAACAGATAGTAAAGGTCGTATTTTAAGTTGTGAAGGTAACCTTGAACTGGGTAAAGGGAAAAGAAATAATCATGCACAAAAAGTAGCGGGCCGAGAAGATCGTTTGCCAGATGATGAGGGCGGTCATTTGATTGCAAGTATTTTTAAAGGTTCAGGTAGTCTGGATAATCTTGTGCCTATGAATGGTAACCTCAATAAAGGAGAGTGGAAAAAACTAGAGAACATGTGGGCAAAACAGCTAGAAAAAGGAAAGACGGTAGAGGTGAAAATAAAGCCGATTTACAAAGGTGATTCACAAAGACCGGTTAGTTTTGATATAGAATACAAAATTGGCAAGGGCGATTGGCAGCTTAAAGAGTTTGAAAATAAACCTGGAGGTAAGTAGCTATGGATGAAAATAAGTTAGGAAGCATTTATAATAACATTGCTCAGACGGTAATAGAAACCATACAAGAAGAATGGTCAGAGGTTTATGTATACGGTGAAATTACTGAGGATGTACGTACCGCATTCTTTTATTATTATCCTGAGAACGGTAGGACGCCTGTACACAGTCATAATATCCCAGACCTTTACGAAATAGAAAAAGAGGA belongs to Solibacillus sp. FSL R7-0682 and includes:
- a CDS encoding DNA/RNA non-specific endonuclease, translated to MKVKYGDHYTKDGRRKVLKENVVYTTKEGHTYKTDSKGRILSCEGNLELGKGKRNNHAQKVAGREDRLPDDEGGHLIASIFKGSGSLDNLVPMNGNLNKGEWKKLENMWAKQLEKGKTVEVKIKPIYKGDSQRPVSFDIEYKIGKGDWQLKEFENKPGGK